Part of the Gigantopelta aegis isolate Gae_Host chromosome 15, Gae_host_genome, whole genome shotgun sequence genome is shown below.
taggactaaatataatagttttatatatggcaacactgaatgtcaatacacagccacggtagctttaattttttttatacttagAAAATAACGATTTCCCGGGAGAAATGTTTTTCCACGGGagacttgatcaaataccgggagtctcccgcggaatccgggagggttgacaggtctgtgttcattttattatttttggtatggtctcactacacggcAATAGATTATAGACTTGAAATAGTGACAATTATTGACTTTATTGTCAGGAAAATTTGATAATTACGGAGGCCTCACATCTGGCTTAAATATTACTACAGACTAAGCCTATTCAGGCTATTGAGGTTGGGCAATAAAGTCTACTTTGTTTCGTTTTCGTACTCGTATcaaactaaggttcaagcacgctgtcatcaTCATGTGCACTCGTATcgaatgctggtcaactcgcccctAAACCAACTCGCCCCCAACCAACACTTCTGTAAATAATTGTGacgaaattaaaaatggacatCTACAACTTtcgtgtcattttatttattaatattacagtgaaactccacTATTACAACcacttattaaaatgttttatattggagagatccaataaccgattacaatgaactgtcaagcctaTTTTAACAATGTTTGTTAGTTTGTACATTATATCCTTAAAGGAATGATCAGGGAAGGCTTTTGGACtccgactggtgtgcatattcagtGCATGCACATTaactattgttatatttaattagtaAAACAATAATCATATGAGTTGACTAAGGGCCATTCCATGGTATTTGGTCCATGGGtgtgaaaatttcaaaatgatctgttattaaactaagtttttattataacttaaagttaacacccttaagcacatacaaatatacttttattgccaatttacttttattttatgggttttaatgacagttttatttaaaaaaaaaaaaaattgtaagcCAGGATGTGACATTTGGTcagtgcatgtgcatgtgtatgccCTGTTAGCTGCACGTATATTGTACCCGTCTTACAATGTGCATGTGTATGCCCTGTTAGCTGCACGTATATTGTACCCGTCttacaatgtacatgtgtatgccCTGTTAGCTGCACGTATATTGTACCCGTCTTACAATGTGCATGTGTGCAAGATGGTTAGCCACTGAGTGATATTAATATGTTGTGCTTCAGGTGTTGGTGCCATCAGACGAGGAACAGGAAGGTAGGAAGCAGTTAGAGCGCTGGCTAAACAAGAGCATGAAGATACAAATGACAGATGGCAGAACACTTATTGGTGAGCATAGGATTACATGAGAAAGAAAAATACAGTTACCTACagctattttgtaatgtttttgccaCCAGCAAAGTACTCACCAGTGACacttttgagcctgcctatggcaatgcTAAATtggtaacttttgcaacaaatgttaaaaacaaaaatagtccCTTCAACCGATGGCAATAATTTTATTCACTGGCAAAAAAATTCCATTGGCGAAGCCACAGAACATGGGCAATTcatatattcaaaatttcaacaATTGCCGATGGTGCCattgttaagttcaagccctgagCTAAATTTGGCGGTAAATGAGTTAACTAAGGccaacgacagtcacttttagCACCCTTGTTTTGTGTtcgtaaacaataaatatatagcatatcttaccataatttcacttgaaatccatatttcgtaaaaggtacaattttttaatcacaagattttcttcaaacacatttaggtgcattagtaatcttcaaacaaaaacaattcaatagcaattttgcactggcATTTTCCAGCATTGTTAAaatggaaacgtcatgtacccagtgtatggttattgtaaggagattcAAAGTGatatcattggaatactgacatcattcaaattcagaattagctatattttacagcattcttaaaatggaaacgtcatgtacccagtgtatggttattgtaaggagattcAAAGTGATaacattggaatactgacatcattcaaattcaaaattagctatattttacaatgcttcgccacatttaaataaaaactggtctgctaaccttgacccctgtcaaatttctataacaagcagacaacgctgtttacaggttggtattttttttttttcttcttcataattctggacaaaatattcattttaagtttcaaaagatgaaagaaataaaaagtaccttttgtcaaatatattatatcaaaaaattacacttggatatgttttatttactgtgtacaaagccaaaacaaggatgCAAAAAGTGattgtcgtcgaccttaacaCAGCCTTACATTGCTGCACTTTCCTGTGAAAATGTGGACATGTTAGTGTTccttaaattaaaaagaatatGATTCTCAACTAGCCAATAGACAAACGAATGATTAATCAGATtttactgggttttttaaaaatactgttcTTCTTTCTGCAAATTCTTTTCACTTAAATTGTATTCATGGACATGAATAAATATTCGTATTCATCACCTCATATTGGTGATATGTATTGTATCTGCCTCCATGTGTCTTCGTTACACCCCTACTTGAAATGAATTTATTATACGAGGTTGAAATACATGTTTTACATGACACTGTATGGTTTCCAGGTGTATTCTTGtgtacagacagagacagaaatgtCATTCTTGGATCGTGTGAAGAATACATCAAATCGCCTGGTAGGTAGTTAATAGCTAGTGTAGATTTTTATTGGAAgaattattatttgaaaatgagTGGACCCATATCACAATATAAAATGCTCCCACATTATCAgcctatatatacatgtggtgagctggctggaacgagaaatagtccaatgggcccaccgacgggggtcggtctaggatcaatccccgtcggttggcccattgggctatttcttgttccaaccagtgcaccacatctggtatatcaaaggctgtggtatgtattatcctgtctgtgagatgatgcatataacagatcccttgctcctaatcgaaaagagtagtccttgaagtggcgacagcgggtttcatatctcaatatctgtgtggtcttaaccatatgtctgacaccatataaccataaataaaatgtgttgagtgcatcattaaataattttaaaaaaagtattagtATGTACATAAATCTTTCCTTTAAAGATCCATTGTAAATATCATAGTATAAATTTATGCCATGTATTTAGCGTTTTTACATGTATGATCTAGCAACTGTCCTTCCAGCTGTTCGATTTTCTGTTTAAGTGTTTTCATGTCTCTTCTTTCTAGCTTCAGCTGTACTGTGGCATTCGATAACTCTGATTGTAAAGAGTGAATTTTCACCCGTTTTTGCTTTGTTACCTAAACTTACTTCATCATTCACCCGCTTTTGTAAATTGAGTTCATCCTTCTTACCTAAGTCTTTTGTTGTAGGCTGAATGTCTGAACATGTTGTTGTGATGAGCATTTCAATCCATtcagttgttttttttggtttcatCAAGTGCAGCTTGAATTTTATGATTTGATGCTAGCAGCTCACAAATTTTCACCTCTTGTCTTTCTGTTAAAGATGCAATCTGTAAGTTCTTTTCTTCAATAAGCTGTTTGTAAAGTATGTCCAGTGGCTTTTTCCATAGTAAGGGACATCTCTAGTGCTTCTATATCGCCTCTTACTTTTCTTACTTCAATGCGAGGAGAGTCGCATGAAATTGCAGAAGTTTCCCAAAACCGTTTCTTGGGATTGTCTGGAATACTAGAATTAatttatggtagccccactcccatgtctagtgatattcagtgttaggctagtaaataactactatggccatgcccgacagctagtgaatttgtttttgtcaaatgttgcagttaagtctattttgtaaatatgaatatcctgcaccCACCCCAActccccaatgttagtgtttctAGCTCTGTCAACCTCTTTATGACACATATCTGACTATTATTTAGtacaattgtattaacttaaagtaaggTAGGGCTAGTAAAAAAtgttaatcactgatcccatggctagtggattttataaaaattctagaagtcctgctAGCAGCACTTTCTTGTACCAATACTTGGCAAATGTCACCAATAATATCTGGCACCAACGTTTCTAATACAGAAACCTGTTTGGAGCAGACATAATCAGCAAGCAGGACATTTTCTAACTGACATCTGTCCCTGGACTTAGTTTTTGATTTCTTTTTGAATTCACATAGTATCTTGGTTAAGTCTTTCGTCAGTGTTTTTCTGCCCCATTGGTTAATACCGGTAAGTGCTTGCACAGCTTCATGCATCCAGGAGGAAGAAAAATCCTCATCTTTTCTAAACTTGTCAAGTTCAATAAGAATCCCATTGGTAAGGCCAATAGGTACCAGAACTGGAACAGGTAACTGTTCTCTGGTCACTCTTGCTGACCGTAGCCAATTTCCTATGAAGGCCAATTCTTCTTCGAGAAAAAGCATGAAATGCTCTTCCTCACCATCGATTAATGCACATGCACATTTAAACGTTTCAGTAACATATCGTAATCTCCCTTTGGATAGGTTTATGATTTTTTTGCGCAAACCTTGTCAGTTTGTCCCACGACTTGTCATTTGTGGAATAGTAAAGTTGCAACAGCAGTCTACATGTTGTTTTGGGCATCTGCTGCGACCAGTTGACAGAAAGGTGGTAGACAGGGTATCAAACTGTTcattaactgttaaaaaaaaatgtatataattaaagcTGCAAGCAGCAAtaaatgcactggctggaatgagaaagacatgtagcccattgggcccaccgatgggtatctatcctagaccgaccgcacatcaggcgagtccttaacccctgggctacgtcctgttcCATTGGGGGTTGGAGGACAGGGATGTATTTTGTTACTTCGTCACAACCATTAAcgtcattatttatttctgtttcagACACGGAAGACAAAGAAGAACCACGGGTGTTAGGTCTGGCCATGGTTCCCGGTCAGCACATTGTCAGCATCCACGTGGACGAGTCAAAGGTCAACCCAGAGCCTCCAGTGATTTGATTGGACACCCGATGTCCAATCGAATCACAGACTTTTGCCTGATAGTTAACAGTGTGACCAATCAACATTCTGATTGTGTGAACATCAAACTTAGAGAGCATATTTTTCATTGGTTACTACAGCAAGATTTGAAATTCGTTTTGTGGAGAGGGAAGCAGTTAGGGTCTCCTCAAGTACTCGAGTACATGGGCACGGGCTGGGTGTAGCAAGACTGGAGTCTTTTCataggactcgagtacccatcAGGGTTCGTACAGTCTGGAAAACCTTGAAAAGTATGGAATGTTAAAAATCCATTTTCCAGATCTGGAAAATGTATGGAAAAATACCTTTTTTGCGAGTTGGTTTGGAAAAAGTATGAAAATTTGTCTTTAGGACTCATGTAGAAAAGTTTGGTTGCGTGAAACCGTCGGAGCGGAATCTTGACGATGTTTTCCAATGTCGGCTCTGACGTACATTTGAGAAATCGAGACTAACTAGTGCCGACATTTACCGAAAATTTGAAGTACGCGTT
Proteins encoded:
- the LOC121390268 gene encoding N-alpha-acetyltransferase 38, NatC auxiliary subunit-like, producing MAGETEVLVPSDEEQEGRKQLERWLNKSMKIQMTDGRTLIGVFLCTDRDRNVILGSCEEYIKSPDTEDKEEPRVLGLAMVPGQHIVSIHVDESKVNPEPPVI